A window of the Oscillospiraceae bacterium genome harbors these coding sequences:
- a CDS encoding FAD-binding oxidoreductase yields the protein MNTELLTNTPEKVVEDLRKIVGTDSCTCDPDITTGYLYDETEPLLRPKANPACVVVKPATPEEISQIVKYANRVLLPITVRGGATNVVAGAIPTQPSIILSLERLNKVIELDEKDLMITVESGVTLSQLMETLKKQGRLFFPVHPGDEGAQVGGMVAENAGGTRAVKHGIMRNHVKALEVVLPTGEIVTFGGKLLKNNMGLDLMNLMIGSEGTLGIITKVTLRLYAKNKFSGTLLVSFNNYDDATAAVPDILQDGITPLAIEYMDRIISVKAAKQLGTTWPCTKGSVDLMFIVEEPTEDLLYSNVEKIVDICEKHHAIDSVVADGEREQRRILEVRSNAYVPFKDKVADIMDVAVPPSTLPHFFDEVHDLADKYHREVVSLGHIGDGNIHNFILGEGGKLPDNYEELKESIYKAAIKNGGTVTAEHGTGKTRKKHMPLQFPPRQIELMKGIKNLFDPNDILSPGNIFD from the coding sequence ATGAATACGGAACTTCTGACGAACACACCGGAAAAGGTAGTAGAGGACCTGCGGAAAATTGTCGGCACCGACAGCTGCACCTGCGACCCCGATATTACTACCGGATATCTTTATGACGAAACCGAGCCCCTGCTGCGCCCCAAAGCCAACCCTGCCTGCGTAGTGGTAAAGCCGGCCACGCCTGAGGAAATTTCGCAGATTGTAAAGTACGCAAACCGTGTTCTGCTGCCGATTACCGTACGCGGCGGCGCAACCAACGTGGTCGCCGGCGCGATTCCCACGCAGCCCAGCATCATCCTTTCTTTGGAGCGGCTGAATAAAGTGATTGAACTGGACGAAAAAGACCTGATGATCACTGTGGAATCTGGCGTTACCCTGAGCCAGCTGATGGAAACCCTGAAGAAACAAGGTCGGCTGTTTTTCCCGGTGCACCCGGGCGACGAGGGCGCCCAAGTGGGCGGCATGGTCGCTGAAAATGCCGGCGGCACCCGTGCTGTAAAGCATGGCATTATGCGCAACCATGTAAAGGCTCTTGAGGTCGTACTGCCTACCGGCGAGATTGTCACTTTTGGCGGCAAGCTGCTGAAAAACAACATGGGGCTTGACCTGATGAATCTGATGATTGGCAGCGAGGGTACCCTGGGCATTATCACTAAGGTCACGCTGCGCCTGTACGCCAAAAACAAATTCAGCGGCACGCTGCTGGTTTCTTTCAACAACTACGACGACGCAACCGCTGCTGTACCAGATATCCTGCAGGACGGCATTACGCCGCTGGCAATCGAATACATGGACCGCATCATCTCTGTAAAGGCGGCCAAACAACTGGGTACCACCTGGCCCTGCACAAAGGGTTCTGTTGACCTGATGTTCATTGTAGAAGAACCTACAGAAGACCTTCTGTACTCGAATGTAGAAAAGATTGTCGACATCTGTGAAAAGCATCACGCTATTGACAGCGTTGTCGCCGACGGCGAACGTGAGCAGCGCCGCATTCTTGAGGTGCGCAGCAACGCCTATGTGCCGTTTAAAGACAAGGTCGCCGATATTATGGATGTCGCCGTGCCGCCGTCAACACTGCCGCACTTTTTTGACGAAGTACACGACCTTGCCGATAAATACCACCGTGAAGTGGTTTCCCTGGGACATATCGGTGACGGCAATATCCACAACTTTATCCTCGGCGAAGGCGGCAAACTGCCTGACAACTATGAAGAGCTGAAAGAATCCATTTATAAAGCTGCTATCAAAAACGGTGGCACCGTCACCGCGGAACATGGCACCGGCAAGACCCGCAAAAAGCACATGCCGCTGCAGTTCCCGCCGCGTCAGATTGAGCTGATGAAAGGCATTAAAAACCTGTTTGACCCCAATGACATTCTCAGCCCCGGCAATATTTTTGATTGA
- a CDS encoding GDSL-type esterase/lipase family protein — MKKGTVHSTRAWVILVAVLAVIVFLLSVVISRSVLQKQEAARKVSAGVSHLQQMEKTNTAGVESQVANMHQTEEVGKLTTGTGSIWKQFRDYAILGDSRAVDFSQDGFLESSRVLAKIGVPITDVKNHLAALKALNPARVFLIYGLNDIESGNWNTTQAYNEELGKTVSSIKQACPRATVYVNSILLVQDPAYRESKTYYRIPEYNAAMKTYCAQNKIPYIDNDAVCKAHTDQFEPDGIHYKQGFYEYWAKNIITEVIKNEKS, encoded by the coding sequence ATGAAAAAAGGAACAGTACACAGTACGCGCGCCTGGGTCATTTTGGTGGCTGTTTTGGCAGTGATTGTTTTCCTTTTGTCGGTTGTTATCAGCCGCAGTGTCCTGCAGAAACAGGAGGCGGCCCGCAAGGTCTCCGCCGGTGTGTCACACTTGCAGCAGATGGAAAAAACAAACACTGCCGGGGTTGAGTCACAGGTGGCAAATATGCACCAGACAGAAGAAGTGGGAAAGCTGACGACAGGCACGGGCTCTATCTGGAAGCAGTTTCGTGACTACGCCATTTTGGGGGATTCGCGTGCGGTCGATTTTTCACAGGACGGTTTTTTGGAGAGCAGCCGTGTCTTGGCGAAAATTGGGGTGCCGATTACCGATGTCAAAAACCATTTGGCAGCTCTGAAAGCGCTCAATCCTGCGCGTGTCTTTTTGATTTACGGGTTAAATGACATTGAGTCCGGCAACTGGAATACAACACAGGCCTACAATGAGGAACTCGGCAAAACCGTGTCGAGTATTAAGCAGGCATGCCCACGAGCAACAGTTTATGTAAACTCTATTCTGTTGGTGCAAGATCCGGCCTACCGGGAATCCAAGACCTATTACCGTATTCCAGAGTACAATGCCGCGATGAAGACCTACTGTGCTCAAAATAAAATTCCATATATCGACAATGACGCTGTCTGCAAAGCACACACCGACCAGTTTGAGCCGGACGGCATTCATTATAAACAGGGATTTTACGAGTATTGGGCGAAAAATATAATAACAGAGGTCATAAAAAATGAAAAAAGCTGA
- a CDS encoding DUF4358 domain-containing protein has translation MKKAEHYGIPAAMAVCVAVLLVFLFAIQRSGKVSGAAVKTVSAAVTAVTDQSQMKQGNNSMVKRLYGLDPNEYEGVSLYYPSSAAAANEVLVVKLKDVKQQEGVKAAVEARRDSQTKNFNGYGVGQYEMLKASVLDVSGNYVLYVVSKNPKEADAAFQKAL, from the coding sequence ATGAAAAAAGCTGAGCATTATGGAATCCCCGCGGCCATGGCGGTGTGTGTTGCTGTTTTGCTTGTCTTTTTGTTTGCCATACAGCGTTCTGGTAAGGTAAGCGGTGCGGCTGTAAAGACTGTTTCCGCGGCGGTCACAGCCGTAACAGACCAGTCACAGATGAAGCAGGGGAACAACAGCATGGTCAAGCGGCTTTACGGGCTCGACCCGAATGAGTACGAGGGCGTTTCGCTGTATTACCCGTCTTCAGCGGCTGCGGCAAATGAAGTCCTTGTTGTCAAGCTGAAAGACGTAAAACAACAGGAGGGTGTGAAGGCCGCTGTTGAGGCGCGGCGTGATTCCCAAACTAAAAATTTTAACGGCTACGGCGTTGGGCAGTACGAAATGCTCAAAGCCAGTGTGCTGGATGTTTCCGGAAATTACGTATTGTACGTTGTAAGCAAAAATCCAAAAGAGGCTGATGCTGCCTTTCAAAAAGCACTGTAG